The nucleotide sequence AAACAGTGTAGAAACATACAACAAAACAGCAAACTCCAGTCCCAGTGCTCGTCCAATATTAGTGTTTTTTAcagataaatttaaataaattcaggGGACTTCCCCCACAAAGATTTTTACCCCACTGAAAGGCAGAGTCGCCCGCGTCAACGAGGCGAGGTGGATGCACTGCATCACACGCTGCACCAGCAGCTTCTGAACCAGATCAAAACAGACTATCTCAGTCATCAGCAGGACATCACTATCGATCGGGACACGGTGCTGAAAATCAACCGTCTGGCCACCAAGAGGCATCTGCTCAAACGGGATCACAGCTGGCCTCCAGCTGAGCAGGATCAACCAACTATCAATCCCGAACAGAGCCATCAGATCTCCTGCAGCCCATCGCACAGTATTGAGGCTCTGAGGGAGAAGTTCCAGAGTCCCACCCTGGTTATCGAACCCACTGCCAATGAAGTGAGAGAGCAGCGACGACGCGATGGTGGCTCCAAAGAGAGATCAAAAACGCTCCAAAAGCACACCAAAGAACCTGACCTGGCGGAAGTTTTCCATCAAACTCCCATATCCAAGGGATTCTCCGCTCCAGAGACCAAGGCAGCCGATGTGGATTTGGGTTTGGTGGCTCCGCGATGTGAGTACTACGAGCAATTGGCCCACAAAAGGTCCGCCACACCAACTCTGCCCACTCAAATCACTCCATATAGGCCAAGATACAAGAGACAGGCTCATTCCCTGGATCGTAGCCGCTCCCGGAAACGTACAGTGGGTGCTCCGGAATTGCCGCCACCTAAGCCGAGAACTTCAAAGCCAAAAGTCCAACGGCGGTGCATAAAACTGGCCACTGAGGTAAAGATCTCATATGGCCACGACGGCGACAGCGAGGATGATCCCAATTCTGGTCAAGATGTGGATTTGGAGACCTTGCCGCTGCCACCGACACCGGTGTCGCCAGCTGCCGCAAATCTCAATCAAGCGAAGACAGCAGGGCGAATGGTAATTGACAACGTGGCAGttaaacagcagcagcagatggctttggctttggccacAAATGGGAGCATCAGTCCGGTGAATCCGAGTCCAAGTCCGTTGGCCAACACTCGCATTGTGCCCATTCGCGTGGAGGCATCGGCGGACCAGCTCAAGCTGAGTGCCCAGCAGATCTACGACGACGCCTGTTCGTATCTGCAGGATCACCAGGAGATGGAGGACATCCAGCCGCGAACCGAGAGTCCCACCTATGTGAGTGCCACCGGTGGGATTAAGTTGCTCCAACGGCAGTCGAGCAGTACGCCAAGCACTCCAGTTCCACCACCCTTGCCATCGCCGATAATGCGTTCCAAGTCTGGTCAGGATTCGCAGGCTAAGGAAAATCAGACGAAAAGACAGGGACGCATCTACAGTCTGGAGACCGCAACGGAGAAGCAGCATGAGGCACATGTTGAAATCGCCCAGTTGGAGGCTAAGTATGCCCACATCCAGCAATCCATAGCTGAGCACTTGCTCCAGATCGATGCCTATATGGAGAATGCCAAGCAGGCGCTGCAAAGGAGCGCTCAGACCACACCAGTATCAACTCCGGTACCAAtaccaccaacagcaacagcaactccACCGCCACCTCCTCCGCCACCACCAACAGCCCTACCCGCCAGACCAATCAGTTCGGCGTCCAACGAAGCGTGGGACATCTTCGCCCATCGCCAGTCACCCATTTTGGCCGTGGAAAGCCCATTGCAGGCAATACTCCGACAGATTTACACCCGGGCAGCTGGATTACCAAAAAGGCTTTCCAAAGAGATTAAGGAGGATGCCGACGCCGAGGCGGAGGAGGAATCTCTTACCGAAAACGTGCCCATCGTGGAGCGGGCACTGGAGGATCTGCACAAGATTGCGGTGGCACTGGAGCAAAAATCGGAGCCCGCGAAACTCATGCACGTAGAACTCCGGACAACGCCAGCTGTCTCTGAAGCGGAGCACGTAGTCATCAAGGACGAGGAACAGGACGCGGACATGGAGTACAGACACGTATCGGATGTAATTGCCAACTATGAgcaattggccaaaaaggagtTCGAGGAgtggaaggaggagcaggTGGTAAATAGCGAGGAGATGCTGCCCAAAACAGAGTTGAGAAAAGCTATAGAGGagcagctggccaaaaaaggatTAAGGGGAGGTAAAAAGGTACTTGAAGGAGAGGAAAAACCCGTGACCAAACTGGATGTTGAAAAGGATGTGAAAAAGGATGCAAAGGCGGTAGCAGCATCCAAAGAGGAGTTGGTGGAAGACAAATCAGCTATCCAAAAAGAGAGTAAAAAAGATTTGGGTACTAGTGAAGCCCCAGCAGATCTTACaaaggatgcggatgcggtGGAGGAAACGGAGAGATCCTGCGGCCATGGCGATTCCTCAGTCTACTGCCCAGTTTGTGATGAAATGCGCTGCTCACCAAACACCTGGGGCAAACTTAACAAAGCCGATCAGTGGCGGATTGCCAATCTGCACAACGAACCCTTGAAGAACTACAAAGCCACCTATGAGATACGGAGTCCGTATATCTCGCGGCAAATCTCCTGGGAGGATATGCAGTCGGCCAAGGAGAATGTGCCACCGGAGAAACTGCAACGACAACGAAGTTTTGTGGAAATTGTGACCACACCAGCGACAGAATCTCCGCCTCCATCgacgccgccgccgccgccacctccTCCACCCAGAcagttggcacttcagaaaccggaaacggaagtaaCATGGGAGCGTAGTCGTTCGCCCAGTCCGCTGCCATCTCGCAAGTATCCCGCTCCACTCATAGAAGCTCCGCAGCGCTCCAGCTCACCCTATGGCCTCAATCCCGTCCAGACGAAAGCTCCACCATCGCCGGTTAATCTTCCGGCGAAATTCACGCATGTCCCCCAGCTCGAAGGTCACAATATTGGACTCCTGGTGAAAACGGCCACAGAGCCACTGCAGCAGAGCATGTCGGCATCCTCTACAATGctggctgccacgcccccacgtTCTGCGGCACAGCCCACGCCCTTCGAATTCCCCAGTCTCGAgcaggcggaggagcagcacAAGTTCAAATCCCTGGCCTCCTTCGACGAGGTGCAGCGAGATTTCGGCGTTAACCGATCATTCGATAATGTATCACCTCGTCCATATCTGGGTATTGAAGGTGCGTGACATCCCCACCGATTTGTGTATCCCATTATGTGTGATCCAAGGGATTCTTCCACATGATTCAGTGTTCTTTTCAGTGACTCAGTAGATTTAGAGAAACCTTGGGCATTTAGGGATTATGcgaatttcaaattttctcgctattgatatttttctttaaaatttcatttttcttcAGCTTATATGCTTTGCAGACAGATCATATGCGTCTATTTTCGAATTATATTGCTGACTTTATGAGCAGACATATATcacagatatatgtatgtgcatatatattcGGGACCAATgaatgttttaattaactaGGTATTTTGCCACACATTTTCTGCCCAGTCGAAATAGTCAATAACTCGAAACAAGAATTCGTTGTCCCTTTAAGTAATTTATACCTTTGTGTGCATAAACATATCTCAAATGTATGTTGAGTATTTATATGTAAACAACAGACTCGTTTGTAGCCAAAATTAATTGTCATGCATGCACAAATTAAATGACTCTTTGTGTGGCAACTAGATATTGTGAACGTAAAATTTTTCGTATTTATCTGTGACGTTTGACGGTCAAAACGAATTTGTTGCGTGGCTAACGAGCAAACCATTCCTATTATATCAAATAATTGCGAGCGTAGGGATTATTTCAATGGATGATATGgcagacacacacatatgaGTTACAAGCTTGCtaataattttaatgagcCAACTTTTGCCATGTACACCTGTGTGAATACGTTTAAAAACAGATTTGTTTTAGTTCGCCCAAAATGACAGCCGTTTAAATTTAGCCAACGATTCGCTGGCTTTTGAGTCACAAAACTACTTATATCTGCTTTGGCCACAAGATAGATGATAGATAGTTAGTTGGCCGGGATCAGACTATATCCGCAAGATGGATGGACGTGTGGTGCGCCCACTTGATTTGCCGCCCAGGCATAACAAATCGCCATAACAATAAACAGTCATCCAACCTACTTGGGCATCCTATATAGAACTGGGCAAAGAGCCGCGCAGTATGCGCATATATCCCccactatatatatacatatatgtatatttatatatatatatagaattaAAGATATAGATAGATGCGGCAAACACCTTGAGATATTCTGCCGCGAGTGAGGGAGTGGGCACGATGATAAGTATTTCAAGGTGGGGCCCACAAATCACACAAAAATCGAAGGTGTGTAAACAATGCCAACAACAGCTTGGGGCGAAGGTGGGTATGGTAAGGGATCCATTCCGATCAAGATCTGCATACTTAGCAGATCCTCGCGGAATATACCCATTTGCATGGCTATGCCTCTAGATGATATCTCTGAGTTGCTAACGCTCTCGGAGAAGTCTTTACTTTCGCGTATCTCacggattcagattcagattcagctACAGCtgaaagatacagatacgaaaGTCGAGTGTGTGCCGAATGTGTGGGTTGGAACCCATACGAGTGCCAATGTTTCTACATCTTGGCGCTGGCTAACAATAATTTCCTCTGCATTTCTCTGGCTCCTCACTTAGTAGCATACATCGAAGGCAAACATATCGCAGCGCGAACGATCAACGAATTAGCAAATAGAAATAGCCAATAGCTataatagaaaatagaaattaaattggGCAAACGCACGCGAATCGAACCgaatcaaatcgaaattgaataaaaagaacaaaaaaaataaattcaatcgCCGTGTTTTGCCGaatcattattttatttcgaatttttcAACGATATCGATCCGAAGGATAAACGAAACGCGCTCCGATCTGCGAAATTGAGcgtaaaaaaacaaaaaaatcagagccataaatcaaataaaatccaaGTCGAAGTCGTGGTGTtcctcagcagcagcagactcTCCAAATATCGAATTCAATTGATTGCACCTCGTTATTATATAACGCTCTTCTCGACTTTCGGCGAGCGGACAAGTCAAAAAATAGccgcaaaaaaacaaacatatacATCTTGGCATATAAgtgtatttgttatttttgatATCTATACGAGAATATTTTTATTCTTACGCCAAGGCCCGATCGCCCATATAGATAGATAGCCAAATAGATAGAGATACGCGAGTAGAGagcaatatacatataaccaTGGTCGCTCAGTGGAAAATCATCAACGAGAACTACAAAAATCTGGAGGGTAAACACACACATCATTTTCACACCACCCCCCATATGTGCATGTATATAGCAATATATCGCCAcgatccccccccccccaaaaacgATTTCGACCAAACAAATGTTGCCAatgcagccgcagcagcaacagcagcagcagcaacatgttgcaagtACAGCGACGACATCCTCATCACCCCATGAGTAATGTCAAATTCTTAGCTTTCGGCTCGTTCTCATCGTCTAAATTTAGATGCAATGACAGCCGTGTATGATTTGCAGAATCTGCACCGATATCCCCACCAGCCCCATCGTTCCCACCGaccgccccgccccctttgTGTTCGCACATTGCTATTCCACATTGgctataattttaattggcttaaatcattttcaaattgtttagCTAGCACTGGGACGCAGTGCGGCATCCAAGGTTATAGTGACGCCCACGTTTTGGCCGCATTTTGTTGAATGTTATTGCACGGCAGCTGCACCGAGCAGCTGCATCATCATCGAAAGAATTCCGAGTATTTATCgttaacgttttttttttatttctctaCTCTCTTTGATTCAGGCTACAAGCGTGTGGCCTGGCCACCGGCCTCCGAGGAGCGGATCATCCGGGAGTTCACCCCCCAGCCGCAGACTCAGAGTCCGGCTCCCGGTGCCGGAGGCTACTATCCGCAGGCCCACGCTcccacagcagcagctgccgctCCACCTCAGGTAAATTGCCAACCCAAGTGCTCAATTGAAACCAATGaattgtatatacatatatagtcaAGTTTCGTGTGCGTCGAGTGTAAATATAATTGTATCCGCCACTGACACAATTTGTATCTCATCCCGGTGGGGCATTAAACGCCATGTACATAGCATTTGGAGACCCAACTCTGCACTCCCATTTTCCCAGCCTAACCACACTGACAACTTTCAGGGTCCCATTTATAACAACGTCCAGCCACGCACCACCCAAACACCACAAAATGCCTACCCATCGGCACCACAAACCACCAGCACCGCCTACCCCACCAACCAGTACCCAGATAGTTATTCGcatcaggagcagcagcagcaacagcagcaacagcagcctgTGCAGTACACACAGGCGCAGTTCGGTCGGCAACGCTCGAGGGAACCCGTCCAGGTTTCAGCTCCATCTCCAGCTCCCGCAACCGATCCCAGCGGTTATCCATACCAGGCTAACTATCAGTCCAACTATCCGCAGGAGCCGCTGCAGGCAGTGAACaatgtgggtggtggctgGAAACACATTGGTGCTCCGCAGCCTAAGTCACGCAGTGAATTCACCGCCGGCAATGGAGCCTATCCCCCGTTCCAGGGATCctaccagcagcaacaacagcagccgcaggtACCGTCTTGGTCGGATTGGATCCCGATTTTTGGCTAAGCGAAGTGATGCTACATATTGCACTGCGGCTGCGATCGTCTATGTCTCCTGCCAACGTTGATCTCCTTCTATCTAGAACACATACTAAACTTCCTTCTGAAATACTTACTAAACATTATTACACTAATAACTATTTATTTGTACTTGAGGCAAAACCTTAGTATTACCATACTTTCCATTTTATACACTTAATAAACTTGCATTCTCTACTAAACTTAATATTACCCTATAAAAAACTCTCTAGAAATGCTTCTTCTTAAATGGTTTTTCTTTAACTTGGTAATAAAAGATGTAATGTccttttaaaaatcaaataatttgtAGTAACTTTGTACTCACTCACTTTTGCATGGCAAAATCTGAACTAACTCCTGTTCTTAGGCAAATACTCACTTAACCTATGGCTTTAATGGCATTTGCTTCTTTCTCTGCGACTTTCAGCTGTAAACTGCGCCTAAACTTATCCAATACTTAACTCGAAACTCAACCTCCCACCCTCTAACTATGGTCTTTTGTCTATCTCTATCTCCAACATATTCTATCAATTCTATCTACATCCAATGTGAATGTGTCGTATGCACCtcccaaccaacaaaacaccACCCATCTACGAATTAAAATCATAACCTGTGATCGAAACCCATGTCGAACATGCATGTTGGCACCACCAAACACCACCACACCACTGCACCACTGCACCATCGGTTGAatctcagcagcagcagtacgGTGCTCCGTCTTACGATGGCCAGCAGCCTGGAGCACagtggcaacagcaacagcagcagcagcaggttcCGCAGCAGCAGTATCAGCCTCAATCGCAGGCTCAGGCGCCCTATCAGCCACCACAGTGGaaccagccgcagcagcagcagcagcagccatcgTACCAGGCTTCACCgtaccaacagcagcaacagcaacagccatCCTATTACCCACAGCAAAATGGTGGCTCGACCTATGCTCAACCCCCATACAATTCTTATTCGCAGCCCCAGTTGCCCTACTCGCAGGATCAGactgatctgcagcagcagcaacaacagcagcagcagcagtatccGGGAGCCTACGCTGGCCAGGATAGCTACCGGGGCGCCAGTCCCGGCATCATCACCCTGCGCAAGGAGGCTCCAGTCAGCCAGAAGCCTGCACCAGTCTACACTTCGCAGCCAGCCGCCGTCAGTTATCAGGGTACTGTGGATCACCTTAAATTAGTTAACTTATAGTtaacatttataaaattattctAGGAGGCAGCAAATTGCGCGGAGATTTGAAATGGCCACCACCGGAGTACAAGGAGGCCGCGGCTCGCGAGAACGAGGAACGACGCCAGTTGGCGTTGGGTCCCGTCTGCCGTCCCAGGAGAGTTAACCGGGTAGGATATAGCCGCTTAAGATACATATCAATTCGATATTAATGCATATGTGTAATAGCAGGACTACACACCCTTCTTTGCCAAGCACCAGTTGAACAATGGCTATCCCAGCTACAAGGTGCCTCCGGGCACCCAGCACATTTTCGGCTAAGTTTGGGAAAGACTCTTTCAGAtgccaagaacaacaacaacaacaacagcataaAATTCAATGGAACCCACTTCATAATAATACTGAAAACGAtcaatgtctatgttactaaAACGAAACACTAA is from Drosophila melanogaster chromosome 3L and encodes:
- the CG43897 gene encoding uncharacterized protein, isoform K; its protein translation is MAALQRKLVHKQFNSPMGLYSQENVKATLNRELKAFGGEGIEVDDQITKPLNLANSAVLRAVEEEEQQAKCGYKRVAWPPASEERIIREFTPQPQTQSPAPGAGGYYPQAHAPTAAAAAPPQGPIYNNVQPRTTQTPQNAYPSAPQTTSTAYPTNQYPDSYSHQEQQQQQQQQQPVQYTQAQFGRQRSREPVQVSAPSPAPATDPSGYPYQANYQSNYPQEPLQAVNNVGGGWKHIGAPQPKSRSEFTAGNGAYPPFQGSYQQQQQQPQQQQYGAPSYDGQQPGAQWQQQQQQQQVPQQQYQPQSQAQAPYQPPQWNQPQQQQQQPSYQASPYQQQQQQQPSYYPQQNGGSTYAQPPYNSYSQPQLPYSQDQTDLQQQQQQQQQQYPGAYAGQDSYRGASPGIITLRKEAPVSQKPAPVYTSQPAAVSYQGGSKLRGDLKWPPPEYKEAAARENEERRQLALGPVCRPRRVNRDYTPFFAKHQLNNGYPSYKVPPGTQHIFG
- the CG43897 gene encoding uncharacterized protein, isoform H, which encodes MAALQRKLVHKQFNSPMGLYSQENVKATLNRELKAFGGEGIEVDDQITKPLNLANSAVLRAVEEEEQQAKCGYKRVAWPPASEERIIREFTPQPQTQSPAPGAGGYYPQAHAPTAAAAAPPQQQQYGAPSYDGQQPGAQWQQQQQQQQVPQQQYQPQSQAQAPYQPPQWNQPQQQQQQPSYQASPYQQQQQQQPSYYPQQNGGSTYAQPPYNSYSQPQLPYSQDQTDLQQQQQQQQQQYPGAYAGQDSYRGASPGIITLRKEAPVSQKPAPVYTSQPAAVSYQGGSKLRGDLKWPPPEYKEAAARENEERRQLALGPVCRPRRVNRDYTPFFAKHQLNNGYPSYKVPPGTQHIFG